The Lycium barbarum isolate Lr01 chromosome 9, ASM1917538v2, whole genome shotgun sequence genome has a segment encoding these proteins:
- the LOC132611487 gene encoding putative late blight resistance protein homolog R1A-10: protein MVGFEQETEMLTEQLVTGPRELDLISIFGMPGLGKTTLAKKLYNHEAIYNRFDIRLWCCSSQSYDKRALLFQLLGLISELDDSTKNMSNDELAEKLYKHLKRKRYLIVVDDIWSHEVWDDIKRPFPDDDNGSRIILTTRLESIATYAMISSNPHHLRLFTEEESWMLMKEKVFKEDNYCPQEIEEIGKQIARKCGGLPLAVVLVAGLLAKHDHKKVIYWQDVAESLKSKMQGCMDIIESSYQHLPIHLKKCFLYFASFLEEQKVPVQKLIRLWIAKIFVEASTGSKSLEMVAMDYLMDLIRSNLVMVAKLNFSGELKAVHIHDLIHEFTLMKAKSGNFSLRIHDQCMIICPSSRGSSGRLNIVAPACEVSFGRNITTLRFSPSVNSPLVDLALTGSWKHLRVLDLSSVKLRKTLVDALQYLIHLKYSELRYSDYIPFPICNLTELQTFIVTGIYRKDCIPNSIWDMRSLRHLHISSIYACQLLQDLDNLITCSNLVIFPGVCYKKFMKRLPNLEKLSCRLYGSGRISC, encoded by the exons ATGGTCGGCTTTGAACAAGAGACTGAAATGCTTACGGAGCAACTTGTGACAGGACCTCGGGAATTAGATTTGATCTCTATTTTTGGAATGCCAGGACTAGGCAAAACAACTTTAGCTAAGAAATTGTATAATCATGAAGCAATTTACAATCGCTTCGATATTCGCTTGTGGTGTTGCTCTTCCCAATCTTATGATAAGAGAGCTCTCTTATTTCAATTATTGGGTCTTATTTCTGAGCTTGATGATAGTACTAAAAATATGAGTAATGATGAACTAGCTGAGAAGCTATACAAACATTTGAAGAGAAAGAGGTACCTCATTGTTGTGGATGATATTTGGAGTCATGAGGTATGGGATGATATAAAGAGACCATTTCCAGATGATGATAACGGAAGTAGGATTATTTTAACTACCAGACTTGAATCAATCGCCACATATGCCATGATCTCTTCGAATCCTCATCACCTTCGTTTGTTCACTGAAGAAGAAAGTTGGATGCTAATGAAGGAGAAGGTATTCAAAGAAGACAACTATTGTCCTCAAGAAATCGAGGAGATTGGTAAGCAAATAGCGAGAAAGTGTGGAGGATTACCCCTTGCAGTTGTACTGGTAGCTGGTCTTCTTGCAAAACATGATCATAAGAAAGTAATTTACTGGCAAGACGTCGCTGAAAGTTTGAAGTCAAAAATGCAAGGTTGCATGGATATAATTGAATCGAGTTACCAACACCTGCCCATTCATTTGAAAAAATGCTTTCTCTACTTTGCTTCATTTCTAGAGGAACAGAAAGTTCCTGTTCAAAAACTGATACGATTATGGATCGCCAAAATTTTTGTTGAAGCCAGTACTGGATCGAAGAGCTTAGAGATGGTTGCAATGGATTACTTGATGGATTTAATTAGGAGCAACCTAGTGATGGTGGCTAAACTAAATTTCTCAGGGGAGCTCAAAGCCGTCCATATTCATGACTTAATACACGAATTTACCCTGATGAAAGCTAAAAGTGGCAACTTTTCGCTGAGGATACATGATCAGTG TATGATTATATGTCCATCTTCCAGAGGCAGTTCCGGACGTCTGAATATCGTAGCACCAGCTTGTGAAGTTAGTTTTGGACGAAATATCACCACCTTACGATTCAGTCCCAGTGTAAATTCTCCTTTGGTTGATTTAGCTTTGACTGGATCCTGGAAACACCTGAGAGTATTAGATTTGAGTTCCGTAAAGCTGCGTAAGACACTTGTAGATGCATTACAATATCTGATTCATTTGAAGTATTCGGAGCTGCGGTATTCTGATTACATTCCGTTTCCTATATGCAACCTGACGGAGCTACAGACATTTATAGTGACTGGAATCTATCGTAAAGACTGCATTCCAAATTCCATTTGGGATATGAGAAGCTTGAGGCATCTTCATATAAGTAGTATATATGCCTGTCAACTATTACAGGATCTTGACAACTTAATAACCTGTTCCAATCTGGTTATTTTTCCTGGGGTGTGTTACAAGAAATTTATGAAAAGATTACCCAATCTTGAAAAGCTCAGTTGTCGACTATATGGTTCTGGAAGAATCTCttgttaa